The Streptomyces vinaceus genome contains the following window.
GAGCGAGAACAGCAAGCACTACAAGGTGACATGGGCGGTCGCCGCCTATAACTGATCGTTTCAGAACGGGATTCGTAGACGGTGGAGGCGTACGTGGGGACTGGATGGTGGGCCGGCTCGATCGGGATGCGGGGTGGGGGTGGGTCGTGGTGGACAGGGTGCTGAAGGCGTTGGGGGCTGCGCATCAGGGGTCGGTCGGGGTGTTGCTGGCCGACGGCAGTGAGCCGGGCCCGGTCTACTTCGACGTGGGCAGCGGTCCGGACGTGCCCTCGTCGACCGAGTGGCACGCGTACGACGGCCGGCGTGGGCGGCCCCGGGCCTTGGTGTTGCGGGGCAGCTGCTCGTGCGGCTGGCGGGGCGCGGCCGAGTACCCCCTCGACTGGGCCCGGCTCGGAGGCGACCAGCCGCTGTATGAGGCGGACGTCGATCTGTCCGGGCCCATCGGCGACTACGAGGCCCACGTGTCGGTGGTCCGGGACGCCGCCGTCCCGCTCCCCGCCGAGCTCACCGCGCTGCTCACCGACCTCGTCCGGCAACTCGACGTCCTCGCTGTCGAGGAACCGCTGGTCGTATTGAAGGCCCTCGCCGACCTGCGGTACGTCATCGGCCAGGCCGGCCAGGACGCCGCGTACGAACTCGCCGCCCGCGACGTACCGCTCAAGGACGTGGCGACCGCGCTCGGCACGAGCGAAAGTGCCGCTCGCCGCTACCTCAACGACTACGTGCACCCCTGACCCGGTGGCAGGCCTCCAGCCTCCCAGGCCGCCGGCACGGTAGCGGGGCCGAACGTCTGGCCGGGACATGGTGGGGGCGGTGCGCGGACGCGCAGCCGCCGGGCCGCGGCCCCGTGAAGCGCGAGGTGTTCGTGAGGGTGAGTACCGGGGCTTGCGGTGGACGTCAGCGCCAGTGCGCGGCCCATGCGCGGGCGGCTGTGATCGTCTCGTCCAGCTCGGTCATTCCGTGCTCGCGCCAGTCCTCCCAGGACCGCGCCTCCGCCTCCGCAAGAACCCGCACCCCCTCGCGAGGGGCCGTCGCGAACGCGGGGATGGTCTGGGCCCAGCGCGCCGCGTCTTCGACGCTCTGCTTGCCGTCCAGGACGAGGCGGAAACCCCAGAGTGCGGCGTCGATCCAGGCGGGGCCGCGCATCGCCCACGCCCAGTCGATCATCCACACCCGGCCACTGCGTTCGACCATGAAGTTGGTGGCGGCCGGATCCGAATGCACCAGCCGGTCCCCCGTCAGGAGGCCTGCGTGGGTGGGGTCGCAGTACTCGCCCCACCGATCCCACGGCGTCAGCCGCACCCCGTCAGGCGCCGGAAGCAGACTCAGCTCGCGCAGGGCTGCGGCGACCGGCTCCAGATGGTCACCGTCCTCGCCGAAGTACGCCCATGCAGACGCGTTGGCGCCCTCGAAGCACAGCAGCAGCCACCCGCCGGCCTCTTCCTGCCACAGCAGCCTGGGGGCAATGGCGGGAACGAACGGGGCGACAGCTGCTTCGGCCCGGAGCTCACCGATCCGGGGGTGGTCCAGAGGCAGGCCCTTGACGAATACCATCTCCGGGCCCGACTCCGGCCAGAACAGCGACGCGAGCGCGGAACTGGTCCCCGACTCCACCTCCGCTCTGGGGCAGTCCTCCCCCACCCGGGCCGCGATCGTCTGCCGGGTTTCGTCGGGAAGCTCCTCGAACGGGAGCCGGTCAACGCGCATGACCGGTCAGCCTCCTGGCCGGGGCTGCTGCGGATTGTTCGGCGGGAACGGCGGGTTCTTGTCCGGACGGGTGGGCGGATCAGGAGACGGACGCCCCGGCGGAGGCTTAGACGTCGGCCCGGGAGACGACGGACGCCGGTCAAGCAGAGGAACGGTCATGGCGGCGAAACTACCCGCCACCATCCCACCGCCACCCGGCATTGGCGACATTGACCGTAACGCGCCGCCACCGCCCGGCCACGCACTCCCCGGCTAGGCACTGTCCGGCGGATCATGCCGGGAGGGGACGGCTGAGGCCCAGCTGGCCTCACTAGAATCGCGGCATGCTCGAATACCATGGCTGGATCACCGTCAGGGAGACCGCGGTTGATGACGACGATGACGTCCGACTGCGGCAGATCGTGGATGAGCTTCGGCTTCGCATCGCCCAGATGGCCAGTCCCTACCTCCTTGATCTCAGGTGGATGAACGGCGAGCCGTTCATCCACCTAGGAGGCCATCCCAATCACCGCTCGTCGCTCGATGTCGTCGATCTGTTCGAGCATGTCGCGAAGGTTGCTCCCGGCTCCTACGGCCTTCTGCACATCCGCGACGACGAGGACGCGGCCCATGAGAACGAGGTACGTGTACTGAGACTCGCCCGGGGATCGGTCACCGAACACACGGAGACGTTGCTGTCCCCATGCATCCCGACGCTCGAAGACCCCCTCACTGACCAGTCGGTCCCCTCTGGCGAATCACGGCCGCGAGCCATAGGCGGATCGCCGCGCCCGTGACGGTGCCGTGAAAGACGAAGGCCCTCTTGGCGTAGCGGGTTGCGATGGCCCGGGAGTTCTTGAGCCGGTTGATCGTTCGCTCGACCTCGTTGCGGCGTTTGTAGATCTCGCTGTCGAAACCGGTAGGCGGGCCGCCCTTGTTGCCGCGCCGTTTGCGGTTGGCCCGCTGGTCCTTCGGTTCGGGGATGGTGTGCTTGATCTGGCGTCTTCGCAGGTAGCGGCGGTTATGGTGTGAGCTGTATGCCTTGTCGGCACCGAGGTGGTCCGGTCGGGTGCGTGGCCGTCCGCCCTGCGGGCTGGGAACGCGGAGGCGTTCGAGGACCTCGATCACCTGCGGCGCGTCGCCCCACCGGCCGGGCGTGACCAGGAACGCCAGCGGACGGCATCCGCCTTCACCGGCGAGATGGAGCTTGCAGGTCAGAGCGCCCCGCGACCGTCCGAGCCCTTCGTCAGGGCGGTGGTGCCGGGGCGTCGATCTCTTTTCGGGACGCGTGGTTTCTTCTTGCGGACCCCGGCCGCGTGCTGATGGGTACGGCAGGACGTCGAGTCGACGCTCACCATGCTCCAGTCGACACGGCCCGCGAGGTCGGCATCAGCCTGGACGGCACGCAGGATCCGGTCCCACGTGCCATCCGTCGCCCAGCGCCAATGCCGTTCTTAGACGGTCTTCCAGCTGCCGAACGCTCGGGAAGGTCCCGCCAGGGTACGCCCGTCCGGACCCGGAACAGGACCCCGTTGATCACCTTGCGGTGATCGTTCCACCGGACGCCACGTCGTCCCGACGTCGGCAGGTGTGGCTCCAGCCGGACCCACTCGGCAATCGTCAGTCGCCTCCACGCTGGCGGGTACCGGTGCGGGGGCGTCCGTGGCGCTCTGGCGCATGCCTGGCAGGTGTGCCGGATCAGGCACGTTCTGCACGATTGTGCCGCCGCCGCTGGTCATCGCCGTCGAGACGTAGTCCTGTCCGAGCCGCCGGGCGAGGACGTGTCCCATGGGGACACGGGGCAGGGGCCGTGCCCTCGGGATTGACCGTCGTTGGATGTGGGCGTTGTACGCGACCAGCACGAGGCGCGTGTCGGGAGCGGATCGGTCGGGGAGGTTGAGCAGGCTGTCGGCGAG
Protein-coding sequences here:
- a CDS encoding aminoglycoside phosphotransferase gives rise to the protein MRVDRLPFEELPDETRQTIAARVGEDCPRAEVESGTSSALASLFWPESGPEMVFVKGLPLDHPRIGELRAEAAVAPFVPAIAPRLLWQEEAGGWLLLCFEGANASAWAYFGEDGDHLEPVAAALRELSLLPAPDGVRLTPWDRWGEYCDPTHAGLLTGDRLVHSDPAATNFMVERSGRVWMIDWAWAMRGPAWIDAALWGFRLVLDGKQSVEDAARWAQTIPAFATAPREGVRVLAEAEARSWEDWREHGMTELDETITAARAWAAHWR
- a CDS encoding Imm7 family immunity protein; the encoded protein is MLEYHGWITVRETAVDDDDDVRLRQIVDELRLRIAQMASPYLLDLRWMNGEPFIHLGGHPNHRSSLDVVDLFEHVAKVAPGSYGLLHIRDDEDAAHENEVRVLRLARGSVTEHTETLLSPCIPTLEDPLTDQSVPSGESRPRAIGGSPRP